The Peribacillus sp. FSL P2-0133 genome has a segment encoding these proteins:
- a CDS encoding cation diffusion facilitator family transporter, with product MKELFRLLKQGNKSAFIAACVNSIIAVLKGIAYFMTGNVAMFAETLHTLGDAANQFFVFIGSALSKKSPTDRFPDGFGRLVNLVLLGAVLVVGIMSYETIKEGFHHILHPVESTGILINLSVLSLAVVLESYVLFKAMKEVVHETGIEAKGAAVIFKSFAGLKRAKPATKLVFMEDMVATGGGVLAIIAILLANFTPFIQAEGVASVMIGLGMFYVVGRVFLDNAAGALGEADIEMRQKIGTKVMDDPDVRDIQKLAVIKEGEDFHVELEVELDPHISIAQADDIKDRLFNEIFKERGVTDVIIEFDENDGIPKWEGQIKKELNEMKKERE from the coding sequence ATGAAAGAGTTATTTCGGTTATTAAAACAAGGTAATAAATCGGCGTTCATTGCTGCCTGTGTGAATAGTATCATCGCTGTGCTAAAGGGGATTGCTTATTTTATGACAGGCAATGTAGCTATGTTTGCTGAAACTTTACATACTTTGGGCGATGCTGCGAATCAGTTTTTCGTCTTCATTGGATCCGCACTAAGTAAAAAGTCACCAACTGATCGATTCCCTGATGGTTTTGGACGTTTGGTTAACCTCGTATTATTAGGGGCAGTATTGGTTGTCGGGATTATGTCTTATGAAACGATTAAAGAAGGGTTCCATCACATTTTGCACCCTGTAGAATCAACTGGTATCCTTATTAACTTGTCCGTCCTTTCGTTAGCGGTTGTGTTGGAATCATATGTATTATTTAAAGCGATGAAAGAAGTGGTGCATGAGACTGGAATCGAAGCTAAAGGAGCAGCCGTCATATTTAAGAGCTTCGCTGGTTTAAAAAGAGCAAAACCGGCGACCAAATTAGTATTCATGGAAGATATGGTAGCAACCGGTGGTGGGGTACTAGCGATAATTGCCATTTTATTAGCAAACTTCACGCCCTTCATCCAAGCGGAAGGCGTTGCTTCCGTCATGATCGGTCTTGGTATGTTCTATGTGGTTGGTAGGGTATTTCTTGATAATGCTGCAGGTGCTCTTGGGGAAGCCGATATTGAAATGCGACAAAAAATCGGAACTAAGGTCATGGATGATCCAGACGTAAGGGATATACAGAAACTTGCCGTAATAAAAGAAGGGGAAGACTTTCATGTTGAACTTGAAGTTGAACTTGATCCCCATATTTCAATCGCCCAGGCGGATGACATTAAAGATCGGCTGTTTAATGAGATATTCAAGGAAAGAGGAGTAACGGATGTCATTATAGAATTTGATGAAAATGATGGTATCCCAAAATGGGAAGGTCAGATAAAAAAAGAATTGAATGAAATGAAAAAAGAAAGGGAGTAG
- a CDS encoding amino acid permease — protein MTIVALQTNELKHGLKTRHVTMISIGGVIGAGLFIGSGTIIDSAGPGAILSYIIAGLMIVLIMRMLGEMAVVNPDSGSFSTYAHQAFGPWAGYTIGWLYWFNWVIIIAIETTLLGTMIHDWVPGIPMWAASLSFPILMTVTNIYSVKAYGEFEYWLAFMKVAAIVIFLFLGAAMIFGFVPGFDSPGLSNITGDGRFLPNGFLPVLLSVIFITFSLSGSEVAAIAAGESENPEKNIIRAINSVVWRLLLFFVGSVTVLVIVIPQGAKDLLKTPYASVFDMAGLPAAGQVMNIVIFTSLLSVLNSGLYTSSRMLYSLSIKGDAPKILSRVNKRGIPIWALMASVFFAYVCTTFKFVSPDKLFAFLANSSGGVTMIMYIFIAFSHLYLRKKSEKENPGTLKVKMWLFPYLTYVTIAVLFIIFVAQAFIDSMRLQFFLTTLLTILVIGSYFLFYHKKNVITPEQEGKLKKIHIKEG, from the coding sequence GTGACAATAGTGGCACTTCAAACAAATGAATTGAAACACGGTCTCAAGACCAGGCATGTCACAATGATTTCTATTGGCGGGGTAATCGGGGCAGGACTATTTATCGGAAGCGGAACAATAATCGATTCAGCAGGACCTGGTGCTATTTTATCGTATATAATCGCAGGATTGATGATCGTGCTAATAATGCGTATGCTGGGTGAAATGGCTGTGGTGAATCCTGATAGCGGATCCTTTTCAACATATGCACATCAAGCATTTGGTCCCTGGGCCGGATACACGATAGGCTGGTTATACTGGTTCAACTGGGTTATCATCATTGCTATCGAAACTACGTTATTGGGTACTATGATTCATGATTGGGTTCCTGGCATACCTATGTGGGCTGCCAGTCTATCTTTCCCTATATTAATGACGGTTACGAATATCTATTCTGTCAAAGCTTATGGGGAATTTGAATACTGGTTAGCTTTCATGAAAGTGGCTGCCATTGTAATATTCCTCTTCCTGGGCGCCGCCATGATTTTCGGATTTGTTCCAGGATTCGATTCACCAGGCCTCTCAAACATAACTGGGGATGGAAGGTTTTTGCCAAATGGTTTTCTGCCTGTCCTCCTTAGTGTGATATTCATTACCTTCTCTTTATCAGGAAGTGAAGTAGCTGCCATTGCTGCAGGCGAGTCTGAAAACCCTGAAAAAAATATTATTAGAGCCATAAACAGTGTTGTATGGCGTCTCCTTCTTTTCTTTGTTGGTTCAGTTACTGTGTTAGTTATCGTAATCCCCCAAGGGGCTAAAGATTTACTAAAAACCCCCTATGCCAGCGTATTTGATATGGCAGGCCTCCCGGCAGCGGGTCAAGTCATGAATATCGTAATCTTCACTTCATTGCTTTCTGTTTTGAATTCAGGGCTATATACAAGCTCTCGTATGTTATATTCTTTATCAATAAAAGGTGATGCACCGAAAATCCTTTCCCGTGTGAATAAGAGGGGAATTCCGATTTGGGCGTTAATGGCAAGTGTTTTCTTTGCTTATGTGTGTACGACATTTAAATTTGTTTCCCCTGATAAATTGTTTGCTTTTCTCGCAAACAGCTCGGGAGGAGTCACCATGATCATGTATATCTTTATCGCCTTTTCCCATCTATATTTGCGGAAAAAGTCGGAAAAAGAAAATCCAGGGACACTCAAAGTGAAAATGTGGCTATTCCCTTATTTAACCTACGTGACTATTGCCGTATTATTTATTATTTTCGTTGCTCAGGCATTTATTGATTCCATGAGATTGCAATTCTTTCTTACAACCCTTCTCACGATTCTAGTTATTGGGTCATACTTTCTGTTTTATCATAAGAAAAACGTTATTACTCCTGAACAGGAAGGAAAACTAAAAAAAATTCACATTAAGGAAGGGTAA
- a CDS encoding histidine kinase N-terminal domain-containing protein produces MELSSEHKKYKNVLIQYLEENESVFLNEWNETIKINEIDPYKGKIKENGYGMYSLVIQTFKEVLSEDVLIKLAYQVAKERLEANINIGDFLYNINLGRNIIIRNLFGADIPINYMQKFINDINLHFDTFSYHAVTRYTNLTNEVIEEKKSYISENHKDKLAVLGQISSSFVHEFRNPLTAIMGFNKLLKRENPGLKYLDIIDYELNQLNFRITQFLHTSKSDFNEEQREEISVLKLIEEIQELTYANIVDASVNVEIDIFPNFVMTASKDGLKQVFLNLFINSIDALKDKEHPRILRINSLIEANERIIRISNNGPAIASELIESIFEPFVTTKELGTGIGLYVCKKIIESNAGYMNCVSNENLTTFSIHFPTVQNEFIRV; encoded by the coding sequence ATGGAGTTGTCATCTGAACATAAGAAGTATAAAAATGTATTGATTCAATATTTGGAAGAAAATGAATCTGTGTTTTTAAATGAATGGAACGAGACTATTAAGATCAATGAAATAGACCCCTACAAAGGTAAGATTAAAGAAAATGGTTATGGGATGTACTCACTGGTCATCCAAACGTTCAAGGAGGTATTGTCTGAAGATGTGCTGATAAAATTGGCTTACCAGGTTGCAAAAGAGCGACTTGAAGCAAATATCAACATTGGGGATTTTCTATATAATATCAATTTGGGAAGAAATATCATAATCAGAAATCTTTTTGGGGCAGATATCCCGATTAATTATATGCAGAAATTCATTAATGATATCAACTTGCACTTTGATACGTTCAGCTACCATGCAGTAACGAGATATACGAATCTTACAAATGAAGTGATTGAGGAGAAAAAGTCTTATATTAGTGAAAACCACAAAGATAAATTAGCGGTACTGGGTCAGATATCATCAAGCTTTGTACATGAGTTCCGAAACCCTCTTACAGCTATCATGGGGTTCAATAAATTACTGAAAAGGGAGAACCCGGGCTTGAAATATTTAGATATCATTGATTATGAATTAAATCAGTTAAATTTCAGGATAACCCAATTCCTCCATACCTCTAAATCAGATTTTAATGAGGAACAAAGAGAGGAAATTTCCGTGTTGAAGTTAATTGAAGAAATTCAAGAACTGACTTATGCAAATATTGTGGATGCCAGTGTTAATGTGGAAATAGATATTTTTCCAAACTTCGTCATGACAGCGAGCAAGGATGGGTTAAAACAAGTGTTCTTGAATCTTTTTATTAATTCCATTGATGCCTTAAAGGATAAGGAACATCCAAGAATTTTGAGGATAAACTCTTTAATTGAGGCGAATGAAAGAATAATTAGAATTTCAAATAATGGACCGGCCATTGCCAGTGAATTGATCGAATCTATTTTTGAGCCCTTTGTTACAACGAAAGAGTTAGGAACGGGAATTGGATTATACGTATGTAAAAAGATCATTGAAAGTAATGCTGGATATATGAATTGTGTCTCCAATGAAAATTTAACCACATTCAGTATCCATTTTCCCACAGTTCAGAACGAATTTATAAGGGTTTAA
- a CDS encoding sigma-54-dependent Fis family transcriptional regulator has product MSVNISADKGTIPVFIQESWQRCISKGLQPSMMDKEDMLGAFELAEYHDRYAELLYHSSPILEEVYRSINGLESILLLAAPEGYIIETVGDPAFIRHADNVSLRKGANWLEESKGTNAIGTAIVEKNPVLIHGSQHFHQDNHFLTCAASPIYHPDGHLLGVLNLSSHQQNYHPFSISLVQRVADSIKQALLLSHTQKREKNLYFIYDSYPDPLITLDKEGKVTDLNLAASHVIGTLKKPVSNIISGTDPLVLEQRVSIKDQEFLVQTLGKNMENQSSVIVRLKKQKLIDGLTTNRYQFTDILSNDPQMDQTISIAKRAASLDISLLITGESGTGKELFAQSIHGVSLRSDKPFIAINCSAIPENLLESELFGYEKGAFTGAKSGGHKGKFEAADGGTLFLDEIGDMPLQAQATLLRVLQERCVTRVGGHASIPIDVRVIAATNKDLQKEIEAGEFRADLFFRLCGLSLKLPNLRSRKDLLLLAEYILVDLPYKSEHTELTDEAKTFILEYSWPGNFRELQNVLGQAAFLADNGPITRDLLVALCPVSSITHEEGANAVQEPRNFQEQETQLIRNTLERTNGNISNAAKQLDIGRNTLYRKMKKYGIKLQK; this is encoded by the coding sequence ATGTCTGTTAATATAAGCGCGGATAAAGGAACCATACCGGTATTTATTCAAGAATCATGGCAGCGGTGCATTTCGAAGGGACTTCAGCCAAGCATGATGGATAAGGAAGATATGCTTGGTGCATTTGAGTTGGCCGAATACCACGATCGATATGCAGAACTCCTGTACCATTCTTCCCCCATTTTAGAAGAAGTTTATCGCTCGATTAATGGTTTGGAGTCCATTTTATTACTTGCTGCTCCTGAAGGATATATTATCGAAACAGTTGGGGATCCAGCTTTCATTCGCCATGCAGATAATGTTTCTTTAAGGAAAGGGGCCAATTGGCTAGAGGAATCAAAAGGAACAAATGCAATAGGAACAGCCATTGTAGAGAAAAATCCTGTATTGATTCATGGCAGTCAACACTTTCATCAGGATAACCATTTCCTCACTTGTGCTGCATCGCCCATTTATCACCCTGATGGGCATCTGCTTGGTGTTTTGAACTTAAGCAGTCATCAACAGAATTATCATCCTTTTTCCATTAGCTTAGTTCAAAGGGTGGCTGATAGCATCAAACAAGCACTCTTATTGTCCCATACACAAAAAAGGGAGAAAAACCTTTATTTTATATATGATTCATACCCTGATCCGTTAATTACCCTTGATAAAGAGGGGAAAGTTACAGATCTCAATTTAGCGGCGTCACATGTTATCGGCACATTGAAAAAACCGGTATCGAATATAATATCAGGAACAGATCCACTTGTTTTGGAACAGAGGGTTTCAATTAAAGACCAGGAATTTTTAGTGCAAACCCTTGGGAAAAATATGGAAAATCAATCATCCGTGATCGTTCGGTTAAAAAAACAAAAATTGATTGATGGTTTAACAACCAATCGTTATCAATTTACTGATATACTAAGTAACGATCCGCAAATGGATCAAACCATATCCATTGCTAAAAGAGCTGCATCGCTTGATATCAGCCTGCTAATCACTGGAGAAAGCGGAACGGGAAAAGAACTGTTCGCTCAATCCATTCATGGGGTTAGCTTAAGAAGTGATAAGCCATTCATCGCCATCAATTGCAGCGCAATTCCCGAAAATTTATTGGAAAGTGAGTTATTTGGGTATGAAAAGGGTGCCTTTACTGGCGCAAAAAGCGGCGGGCATAAGGGGAAGTTCGAAGCTGCAGATGGCGGAACCCTTTTTTTGGATGAAATCGGGGACATGCCGCTCCAAGCTCAAGCGACTCTGCTCCGAGTGCTTCAGGAACGATGTGTGACACGTGTCGGCGGACATGCTTCCATTCCAATCGATGTAAGGGTCATTGCCGCCACCAACAAAGACTTACAAAAAGAAATTGAAGCAGGAGAATTCCGTGCAGATCTATTTTTTCGCCTTTGTGGATTATCATTAAAACTTCCAAATCTGAGGAGTCGCAAAGATTTATTGCTGTTAGCAGAATACATTTTAGTGGATTTACCTTATAAGAGCGAACATACCGAACTAACTGATGAAGCTAAAACATTCATTTTGGAATATTCATGGCCAGGAAATTTCCGTGAATTGCAAAACGTACTGGGACAGGCTGCTTTCCTAGCTGATAATGGCCCGATTACAAGGGACTTGCTTGTGGCACTTTGTCCTGTATCTTCCATTACACATGAGGAAGGGGCAAATGCCGTTCAAGAACCAAGAAACTTTCAAGAACAAGAAACTCAACTTATCAGAAATACATTGGAACGAACAAATGGAAATATCAGTAACGCCGCGAAACAACTCGATATCGGCCGAAATACGCTTTATAGAAAAATGAAAAAATATGGAATCAAACTTCAAAAGTAA